From Candidatus Goldiibacteriota bacterium:
TTACGGAAAAAAGGGTGATAGACAGAACCCAGTTAATTCTGGATATTTTTGCCGCAAGGGCGCAGACAAGCGAAGGCAAACTGCAGGTGGAATTCGCGCAGCTTAACTACCTTTTGCCAAGGCTTACAGGGCACGGGGTTTCTATGTCAAGGCTTGGCGGCGGAATAGGAACCAAAGGCCCCGGCGAAACAAAACTTGAAACAGATATCAGAAAAATAAGGGGCAGAATTCAGAAGATTAAAGAAAGCCTTGAAGGGGTAAAAGACAGCAGGGAAAGGCAGCGGGAAAGGCGCAAAAGCGTGCCTGTACCGCAGATAGCCCTGGTGGGTTATACAAACGCTGGCAAGACTATGTTCTTAAACAGCATGACAAACGCGGGCAAATTAAGCGAAGACAAACTGTTTGCCACGCTTGACCCCAAAGTTAAACAATTCAGGCTTCCTGCGGGCTACAGGGTGCTTTTCAGCGACACTGTGGGCTTTATTAAGAACCTTCCCACTCAGCTTGTATCCGCTTTTCGGGCCACGCTGGAAGAAGTGCGGGACGCGGACATAATTCTTCATATCATTGATGCCGGCGACGCGGACGCCGTAAAACACAAAGAGACGGTTAATTCCATCCTGCGTGAAATAGGCGCGTTTGATGGGAAAAAAATAATTGAAGTGTGGAATAAATGCGACCTGCTGGACGGCGAACGCAGAAAGTTTATCACGTCGCGTTCGGCGGATATTTATATTTCCGCGAAAACAGGCGAGGGCATTGACAGGTTATTGTTTGAAATAGAAAAACTTGTGTCGCAGGATTATATAACCGCCGAAGTTGATATCCCTCATAAAGCGGCGGGGCTTGCCGCGATATTTTATGATGAAGCGGTGGTGCTTTCAAGGGTAAATACGGATGAAACTTTAAAGTTAAAAGTTAAGTGCACCAAACGGACGATGGATAGGTACAAAAAAAGTATTCAGGAGGCTTAATAATGGAAAATATAATCAGAGTGGGCGTGATAGGCGCCGGCAGCCTTGGGCAGCATCACGCAAGAAATTACGCGGCAATACCGGGTGTAAAACTTACCTGTATCGCGGATGTTAATGAAAAGGCAAAGGAAATTGCGGACAAATACGGCGCGGAGTTTTTTACCGATTACACAAAGATACTTGATAAGGTGGACGCGGTAAGCGTTGTGGTCCCGACCACTTTTCATTATAAAGTGGCAAAATTCTTCCTTGAAAACGGAATAAATGTGCTTCTTGAAAAACCCATGACCGCCACTTTAAAGGAAGCGCAGGCGCTTTTATTATTACATAAAAAACATAAAAAACTTGTGTTTCAGGTGGGGCATATAGAAAGGTTTAATGACGCGATAAAAAAGATGCAGGAAATGAAAAAAGTGCCCATCCTTATAGAGGCAAGCCGCCTTGGCCCTTTTACCGCAAGAAGCCTTGACGTAAGCGTGGTACTGGACCTTATGATTCACGATATAGACATAATACTGAAACTTGTAAATTCCAAAGTGAAAAAAATTGACGCGGTAGGCGTGCCGGTGCTTTCAAAAAGCACGGACATGGCAAGCGTAAGGCTTGAATTTGCAAACGGGGCCGTGGCAAATGTCACCGCCAGCAGGGTAAGCCCCAGAAGGTTAAGAAAGATAAGGGTATTTGAAAATAACGCCTATATGTCAATTGATTATGTAAGGCAGAGCATAAAAATGTATAAAGTGGCGGAAAACCTTCCCGCGGACAGGCAGATTTCGTGGTCAGACATGACTTTTCTTGAATCTTATCCGCTGGAAAATGACGAAGAAAATCTGGCCAAAGAGTTAAAGTCGTTTATCAATTCCGTTAAGACCGGCGCCAAGACGGCGGTAACAGCGCTGGAAGCTTTTGAAGCTTTAAAAGTTGTGCTTGAAATAGAAAATCAGATCGCCAAAAAGTCGCGTAAAATGAAGGTGTAAGGTTGAAAATATTAATCTCCGCCGGTGAAGCATCCGGCGATAATTACGGCGCGCTTCTGGCGCGCGCGCTTAAAAAGAAAAACCGCGGCGTGGATATAATCGGTTTTGGCGGCAGGGCAATGGCGTCAGCCGGCGTGGATGTAAAAATTGAACTGACAAAATTTGCGCTGGTCGGTTTTATTGAAGTGGTAAAAAAAATTGGCGCCATATTAGGCGTTTACAACACGGCGCTTGAAATAATAAAATCAGAAAAGCCTGACGTGCTTGTGGTAATAGATTATCCGGGGTTTCATCTTAAACTTATTAAAGATGCCAAGGCGCTTGGCGTAAAAAAAATAGTTTATTACATCACGCCGCAGGTATGGGTGTGGAAATATAAAAGGATATTCAAAATTAAAAAGTACACCGACCTTTGTGTGGTGGTTTATCCTTTTGAAGAGAAGATATTTGCCAAAGAAGGAATTAATGTCAGGTACTTCGGCCATCCGTTAAAAGAGATGATACCCGCGGTTAAAAAAACCAAAAATAAATCAGGCAAAGTATATAACGTAGGCATATTTCCGGGCAGCAGGGAAAATGAAATTAAACAGTTCATAGGGCCCATTCTTGAAGCGTGCAGCTTAACGGAGCAAAAGGTTAAGAGAGTTAAGTTTACTGTTTTTCTGGCGTCAGAAGCAGACAGGGAATTCATTCAGGGCAGGCTTTCCGGTTATAAGGGCCTTGTATTTGAATATAAAGGCGGCAAAGATTACGCGGCAAGGGCGGCCCTTGACGCGGCTATTGCCAAATCCGGAACCACCACGCTTGAACTTGCAATGATGGGCATTCCTATGGCTGTGGTTTACAGGGTAAATTCTCTGACGTTCATGATGATTAAGCCCATGCTTACGGCAAAGTACGCGGCGCTTCCGAATATAATCGCGGAAAAAGAACTTGTAAGGGAATTTCTGCAGCACAACTTTAAACCGGCGCCGGTCGCGGATGAAATTATAAAAATAATCACCGATAAAAAATACAGTTCAAGGATAAAAATGTCTCTGAAAAAAGCGGTGGGCAGCCTTGACACAAGCCACAATCCGTCGGATAAAACAGCCGCGGCAATATTGGGGCTGCTGAAATGATGTTTATATATAACCTTGTTTTAAACCTGCTGGTTTTAATAATTCTGCCGGTGCTGCCGCTTATCCTGCTGTTCGGCAGAAAATTCAGGCGCGGTTTTTTACAGCGGCTTGGCATTATTGATAAGCAGGCACTGTATGAAATGAAGGGTAAAAATATAATATGGTTTCACGCCGCGTCAGTAGGGGAAACCCAGGCGCTTATCCCTGTTATTAATGAATTTCTTAATATCAATAATTCGGCGCATGTTGTTATAACGGCGACCAGCATAAACGGCAGAAATAAGATGAGGGAAATAATGAAAGGCAGGGCTTTGTATGTATGCCTGCTTCCGCTTGACCTTAATTTTATAATAGGCCCTTTTATAAAAAAGATAAATCCAAAGATGGCGGTGGTGGTGGAAACAGAGCTGTGGCCTAACCTGATGGACCGGCTGCAGGCAATGAAAATACCTTCGGCGCTTATTAACGGTAGGATATCGCGGAAAAGCTATAAGTTATACAGGCTTTTTAAGAAGTTTTTCAGCGCTGTCATAGAAAAGTTCACCGTGCTTATGATGCAGAGCGAAAAAATGGTGGTGCGCCTGCGTATGATGGGCGTAAAGCGGGATAAGATGATAATGATAAGAAACACTAAATACAGCGCGGACGGCGGAACAGAGACAGAAAGCAAGACAGCTGTTTTGAAAAGTGAAAAAAGAAAAATAGTTGTGGCGGGAAGCATAAGAAAAGGCGAGGAATACACCGTAATTAAAGGGTTTAAAAAATCACTTATGGGAAAAGCCTGCCTTATTATCGCGCCAAGGCATCTTGAAAGGGTGGAATCCGTGGAACAGATACTTGACGCGGAAAATATGACACATGTGCGCTGGACGGAAGTTCAGAACAATAAAGCGGTTTTATTTTATGACGCCATTGTGGTAAACACAATAGGCGAACTGCAGTATATCTATAAATCAGGCGATTACGCGGTAATAGGCGGCGGTTTTAAGCCTTTTGGCGGCCATAATCCCATGGAAGCGGCCTTAAACAGCCTGCCTGTTATTATGGGCAGAAACATGTTTAATTTTGAAGATACATCGCAGCGTTTTGTAAAGGCGGGCGGGGCGTTTATGATTGATGATTCGCCCGATCAGCTTGCGGAAAAACTTAATTTTCTTTATGACAATCCGGATGCGGCTTTAGAAATGGGAAAAAAAGGCAGGGAAGCCATTGAAGCTTATAAAGGCACAGCTGCGGCAACGGCGTTAATCATAAATGAAATACTGATTGAAAATATGAATAAGAAGGCGGAAAAAAATGGCAATTGACACTTTCTGGGCCAAAGCGGTATCCAAAGGGAAAAAAACACCGGCGCAGTTTTTATTCTTTGTATTTCTTTTGTTTCTTTCTTTGCTGTACTATCTGGGCCTTTTAATAAAAAGCCTGATAACCTCATCGGGAATTACTCAGAAAAAACAGTACGGCAGAAGGGTTATTTCCGTGGGCAACATTACTGTGGGGGGCACAGGAAAGACGCCTTTTACGGAAGAGATAGGAAAAAAGATAATCAAAAACGGAAAGTCGCTCCTTGTCGTGGAAAAGGGGTACAAGCGCAGAAAAAATAAAAACACAGAACTTGTTTCTGACGGCGAAAAGATTCTGTTAAACAGCCTTCACGCGGGCGACGAAGCTTATATGATAGCCAGGGACATACCCGGCGCCAAAGTAATGGTAAGCGAAAATAAGTTAAAAGGGATTGATTTCGGAATCGCGCGGTTTAATCCGGATTTTATAATGCTTGATGACGGGTTTCAGAAAAGGGATTTGATGGAAAAACCGCACAATGTGGTGCTTGTAAACGCGCTTGACCCCGCGGGCAACGGGCATCTTTTCCCGGCCGGCATCCTAAGGGAGCCGTTTAAAAACTTAAAATACGCGGACACCGTTGTGATAACAAATGTCAACCTTGCGGGCGATTACGGTAAAATTGTAAAGTTAAGCGAAAAAATATCATCCTTAAACAGAAATATAAAGATATTTGAAGCCGAGCATAATCCGAAATATTTCTATAATGTAATCAACGCGGAAAAAGAAGCGCTTAGTTTTATAGCGGGGAAGAAAGTGGTGCTGTTTTCCAGCCTTGGCAATCCCGAAGGTTTTGA
This genomic window contains:
- the hflX gene encoding GTPase HflX; this encodes MAVNRADKERVLLVKTVEPQQFSAIDSDIEEMKGLISAADGVVVDTVTVKRQAISPAFYIGGGKAEEIALKYKDTVDLIVFDGQLKPVQVRNLEKITEKRVIDRTQLILDIFAARAQTSEGKLQVEFAQLNYLLPRLTGHGVSMSRLGGGIGTKGPGETKLETDIRKIRGRIQKIKESLEGVKDSRERQRERRKSVPVPQIALVGYTNAGKTMFLNSMTNAGKLSEDKLFATLDPKVKQFRLPAGYRVLFSDTVGFIKNLPTQLVSAFRATLEEVRDADIILHIIDAGDADAVKHKETVNSILREIGAFDGKKIIEVWNKCDLLDGERRKFITSRSADIYISAKTGEGIDRLLFEIEKLVSQDYITAEVDIPHKAAGLAAIFYDEAVVLSRVNTDETLKLKVKCTKRTMDRYKKSIQEA
- a CDS encoding Gfo/Idh/MocA family oxidoreductase is translated as MENIIRVGVIGAGSLGQHHARNYAAIPGVKLTCIADVNEKAKEIADKYGAEFFTDYTKILDKVDAVSVVVPTTFHYKVAKFFLENGINVLLEKPMTATLKEAQALLLLHKKHKKLVFQVGHIERFNDAIKKMQEMKKVPILIEASRLGPFTARSLDVSVVLDLMIHDIDIILKLVNSKVKKIDAVGVPVLSKSTDMASVRLEFANGAVANVTASRVSPRRLRKIRVFENNAYMSIDYVRQSIKMYKVAENLPADRQISWSDMTFLESYPLENDEENLAKELKSFINSVKTGAKTAVTALEAFEALKVVLEIENQIAKKSRKMKV
- the lpxB gene encoding lipid-A-disaccharide synthase, whose amino-acid sequence is MKILISAGEASGDNYGALLARALKKKNRGVDIIGFGGRAMASAGVDVKIELTKFALVGFIEVVKKIGAILGVYNTALEIIKSEKPDVLVVIDYPGFHLKLIKDAKALGVKKIVYYITPQVWVWKYKRIFKIKKYTDLCVVVYPFEEKIFAKEGINVRYFGHPLKEMIPAVKKTKNKSGKVYNVGIFPGSRENEIKQFIGPILEACSLTEQKVKRVKFTVFLASEADREFIQGRLSGYKGLVFEYKGGKDYAARAALDAAIAKSGTTTLELAMMGIPMAVVYRVNSLTFMMIKPMLTAKYAALPNIIAEKELVREFLQHNFKPAPVADEIIKIITDKKYSSRIKMSLKKAVGSLDTSHNPSDKTAAAILGLLK
- the lpxK gene encoding tetraacyldisaccharide 4'-kinase, encoding MAIDTFWAKAVSKGKKTPAQFLFFVFLLFLSLLYYLGLLIKSLITSSGITQKKQYGRRVISVGNITVGGTGKTPFTEEIGKKIIKNGKSLLVVEKGYKRRKNKNTELVSDGEKILLNSLHAGDEAYMIARDIPGAKVMVSENKLKGIDFGIARFNPDFIMLDDGFQKRDLMEKPHNVVLVNALDPAGNGHLFPAGILREPFKNLKYADTVVITNVNLAGDYGKIVKLSEKISSLNRNIKIFEAEHNPKYFYNVINAEKEALSFIAGKKVVLFSSLGNPEGFEKTVKALGADVMLSIRFRDHHRFTKKELRGLMGLLERTGTQYLITTEKDEVKINRKFITDKRLYALKIGMLIKNSKELEKRLKIG